AACTCCACGGGGATGAACTTCACGCTGTGGCCGGCCCGCAGCATCGAGAGCGTGCTGGTGGTCGGATACGAGAAGCTGTTGGGGAACAGATAAAGGAAGCGCAGCACCGTGGCCCGGTGAAAAACCCGGAAGCCGCTGGTCAGGTCCGGGATGGGAAAGGCCGCCACGTAGGAGGCCAGCCGGTTGTAGAGCGAGTTGGCCAGGTTGCGATGGAGCGCCCCCTTGTTGCCGGTGCGCGCCGCCACGACCAGCTCGTGGGTTTTCGCCGCTTCGAGCAGGTCTGGAATGCGCTCGGGCGGGTGCTGGCCGTCCGAATCCAGCAGAACGACATATTCGGTCTTTGCCGCCCGAATGCCCGATTTCACCGCCGCCCCGTTGCCCTTGCGGTAGGGGTGGCTCACCACCTCGGCCCCCGCGGCGCGGGCCAGCTCGGCCGTGCGATCGGTCGATCCATCGTCCACAATGAGAATGTGCCAGGAATCATTGACCGCACGGACGCGCTCAATCACCTTGGCGATCACGGCCTCTTCATTGAGGGCCGGCATGATAACCGTGACCTGATCGTCCAAGTGGGCCTCTCCTGCAAAGCAGCGGATGGCCTGAATGTAACACACGGGCCGGCAGAACCCGAAAGACACCAAACGAATGAAAAAAGACAGCGCCCTCCAGATCTATATCGACTTATTGAAGGAGCGCTCCCCCCGTCCGCTGACCATCAATGAAATGAACACGCTGCTGGGCATCAGCAGCTACAACAAGAAGGCCATCCGCGCGGGTCTGGACGCCGCCATCCGCGCCGGCGCCCTGCGCAGCATCGGCAAGTCCCGCTACCAGTGGATGCCCGCCGAGAAGACCAGGGGCCAGGAGCCCAAGGCCGCGCCCAGGGAAAGGGCCCAGAAATCCCCCCGGGTCGAGGGTCTCTATTCGCGCGTGCGCGCGGGCTTTGGTTTCGTGGACGTCCTGGGCCCCGAGGCGGAGAAATTCCGCCGCGACATCCTCATCCCCGAGGGGATGGAGGGTCAGGCCATGCACGGCGACCGGGT
This sequence is a window from Chrysiogenia bacterium. Protein-coding genes within it:
- a CDS encoding glycosyltransferase family 2 protein, with the protein product MPALNEEAVIAKVIERVRAVNDSWHILIVDDGSTDRTAELARAAGAEVVSHPYRKGNGAAVKSGIRAAKTEYVVLLDSDGQHPPERIPDLLEAAKTHELVVAARTGNKGALHRNLANSLYNRLASYVAAFPIPDLTSGFRVFHRATVLRFLYLFPNSFSYPTTSTLSMLRAGHSVKFIPVEFAPRVGKSKISLLSDGVRFLLIIFRITMMFSPLRIFFPLFLGTFAIGATYLGVSLARTSTFPPAALFILFSSVLLFAMGLLSEQIAQLRLAYTEVRDDE